Genomic DNA from uncultured Fibrobacter sp.:
TCCCTTGCAGGCGGGGATGGACAGCATCGCCTGCGCGAGTAGCGCGTCCAGGCGGTCGAACACCGGTTCGCCCAGCGCCACCGGAGGATTCTTCACCAGGAGGCATACGGTGCCGCCGATGCTGTCGCCGTTTGCGCGTGCATCGAGTACGGCTTGTTCCATCTTGGCGCTCGCTTCCTTGTCGGGGCAGCGCACGGGGGATTCTTCGATTTGTTCAAGCGTAAGGGTGTTCAGGTCTACGGGGCCGCAGTCGACTTCGCCGATGGAATTCACCCAGGCGATAATCTCGGTGCCGTTCACCTGCTTCAAAAGTTTTTTCGCGACGGCGCCTGCCGCCACGCGCCCGATCGTTTCGCGGGCGGAGCTGCGTCCACCGCCACGGTAGTCCCTGAACCCGTACTTGAGGTCGTAACACAGGTCTGCGTGTCCGGGACGGTACCATTTCTGGATCTCGGCGTAGTCGTGGCTGCGCTGGTCCTCGTTAAAGACGGCAAACGAAATCGGGGTGCCGGTGGTCTTTCCCTCGAATACGCCCGAAAGGATTTTCACCTGGTCCTTCTCGTCGCGGGCGGTGGTCATTTTCCC
This window encodes:
- the aroC gene encoding chorismate synthase yields the protein MSSTFGKIFSVSTWGESHGPAVGSVLDGCPAGLEISEEEVQAELNRRRPGQGKMTTARDEKDQVKILSGVFEGKTTGTPISFAVFNEDQRSHDYAEIQKWYRPGHADLCYDLKYGFRDYRGGGRSSARETIGRVAAGAVAKKLLKQVNGTEIIAWVNSIGEVDCGPVDLNTLTLEQIEESPVRCPDKEASAKMEQAVLDARANGDSIGGTVCLLVKNPPVALGEPVFDRLDALLAQAMLSIPACKGFEIGSGFASARMHGSKHNDELYFDGHRYRTRTNNAGGSLGGISNGEPIYCRMAFKPTATISQEQKTAGRGGENGTLAARGRHDPCVAVRAPVIVESMAALVLADLFLQQKRNCL